Proteins encoded together in one Terriglobus saanensis SP1PR4 window:
- a CDS encoding prolipoprotein diacylglyceryl transferase, which yields MLPYLHLGSFELGTFGLLLWLAAVAAAWVLHRNFQRNAVTADAVSVVALVMLAGILGAKVWHELQDPAALRESMRQIAVPGWHHPLDVAMDSLSWFRAGFAWFGGLVAGVAMLLYQGRVLYDGVRTGALRMLDLAAPAAAIGYGVGRIGCLTSGDGDYGKDTTVPWGVHIRNDALDPPRPNPPGLLVHPTPVYEFLFALALAGYLWWRGKKPQPIGLLTGEYLLLSGIGRFLVEFLRRNPPLYWGMSNAQVASIGSAVVGLLVIVWARRKAVVVSTVAV from the coding sequence ATGCTTCCTTACCTTCATCTTGGATCGTTTGAACTTGGGACTTTTGGTCTCTTACTTTGGCTCGCAGCAGTAGCAGCAGCATGGGTACTGCATCGCAACTTTCAACGGAATGCCGTAACGGCGGACGCAGTCTCCGTGGTGGCCCTTGTGATGCTCGCGGGCATTCTTGGCGCGAAGGTCTGGCACGAATTGCAGGATCCCGCTGCTCTGCGGGAATCGATGCGGCAGATCGCAGTTCCGGGATGGCACCATCCGCTGGACGTCGCCATGGATTCCCTGAGTTGGTTTCGGGCCGGTTTCGCATGGTTCGGTGGCCTGGTGGCCGGTGTTGCCATGTTGTTGTATCAGGGACGGGTTTTGTATGACGGTGTGAGAACAGGCGCCCTGCGCATGCTCGATTTGGCGGCCCCCGCAGCGGCCATTGGCTATGGGGTGGGACGGATCGGCTGCCTGACCTCAGGCGACGGAGATTACGGTAAGGACACGACCGTGCCGTGGGGCGTGCACATCCGTAACGATGCTTTGGATCCGCCAAGGCCAAATCCTCCGGGGTTGTTGGTGCATCCGACGCCGGTATATGAGTTTCTGTTTGCCCTGGCCCTCGCCGGGTATCTCTGGTGGCGAGGCAAGAAACCACAGCCAATCGGTCTACTGACCGGCGAGTACCTGCTCCTCAGCGGCATCGGACGGTTTCTGGTGGAGTTTCTCCGCCGCAACCCCCCCCTGTATTGGGGAATGAGCAACGCCCAGGTCGCATCGATCGGATCGGCGGTGGTGGGTCTGCTTGTGATCGTCTGGGCACGGCGCAAGGCTGTGGTTGTTTCAACCGTAGCCGTCTAA
- a CDS encoding Gfo/Idh/MocA family protein, translating into MARIEGSNRRDFMKTMTSAGMMGALPASAFAMHSGEGHIVHEIASPEFDPAAQPQYDVRFSVIGLDHYHIFGITAALLRGGAQLVSVYAKDDQQIADFRKKFGDIKRASSEEEILNDKSIQIVAAAPRPDLRAPLGIRVMHSGKDFLSDKPGAISFAQLEDVRRAVKETGRIFAIMFSERLEVKSVIKAKELMLAGAIGRVIQTINIAPHKAADVPRPEWFWDTKHYGGILVDIGSHQADQFLNFTGSTVADIAASQVANTNHPEHPHFQDFGDMMIHGNGGAAYVRVDWFTPAALPVWGDGRLFVLGTDGYMELRKYIDISGRPGADHLFVVNQKESRYIDCTNVELPFGHNFVADVVHRTHHAQDQVATLLATELVLKAQQKAQVLHFDKA; encoded by the coding sequence ATGGCCAGAATCGAAGGTTCGAATCGCCGCGACTTCATGAAAACGATGACCTCCGCAGGCATGATGGGTGCTCTGCCTGCCTCGGCTTTCGCGATGCACAGCGGCGAAGGTCACATCGTGCATGAGATCGCATCGCCAGAATTCGACCCCGCAGCACAGCCACAGTACGACGTCCGCTTCTCCGTCATCGGTCTCGACCACTACCATATCTTCGGGATTACAGCGGCGCTGCTCCGAGGAGGCGCGCAACTCGTAAGCGTCTACGCAAAGGATGATCAGCAAATCGCTGACTTTCGCAAGAAGTTTGGCGATATCAAGCGCGCCAGCAGCGAAGAAGAGATTCTGAACGACAAATCGATCCAAATCGTCGCGGCAGCTCCTCGACCCGACCTGCGCGCTCCTCTGGGCATCCGTGTCATGCACTCTGGCAAAGATTTCCTCTCGGATAAACCCGGCGCAATCTCCTTCGCTCAACTGGAGGACGTTCGTCGGGCTGTCAAAGAAACAGGCCGCATCTTCGCCATCATGTTTTCAGAGCGCCTGGAGGTGAAGTCCGTCATCAAGGCCAAGGAACTGATGTTGGCTGGTGCTATCGGCCGGGTCATTCAGACCATCAATATCGCGCCGCACAAGGCGGCTGACGTGCCTCGCCCGGAGTGGTTCTGGGATACGAAGCACTATGGCGGAATTCTTGTCGACATTGGTTCCCATCAGGCCGACCAGTTCCTCAACTTCACCGGTTCTACCGTGGCGGACATCGCAGCATCGCAGGTTGCCAACACAAACCATCCAGAACACCCCCACTTCCAGGACTTCGGCGACATGATGATCCACGGCAACGGGGGTGCCGCCTACGTCCGCGTGGACTGGTTTACCCCCGCCGCCTTGCCTGTCTGGGGCGATGGTCGTCTTTTTGTCCTCGGAACCGACGGCTATATGGAACTCCGCAAGTACATCGACATTTCGGGAAGGCCGGGTGCGGACCATCTCTTCGTCGTCAATCAGAAAGAGTCGCGCTATATCGATTGCACCAACGTCGAGCTTCCCTTTGGCCACAACTTCGTGGCGGATGTGGTCCATCGCACGCATCACGCACAGGATCAGGTTGCAACCCTTCTGGCTACAGAACTGGTTCTCAAGGCCCAGCAGAAGGCGCAGGTGCTTCACTTCGATAAAGCTTGA